In Neoarius graeffei isolate fNeoGra1 chromosome 17, fNeoGra1.pri, whole genome shotgun sequence, a single window of DNA contains:
- the LOC132901291 gene encoding histone H2B-like codes for MPEPPKSAPKKGSKKAVTKAAGKGGKKRRKSRKESYAIYVYKVLKQVHPDTGISSKAMGIMNSFVNDIFERIAGESSRLAHYNKRSTITSREIQTAVRLLLPGELAKHAVSEGTKAVTKYTSSK; via the coding sequence ATGCCCGAGCCACCTAAAAGCGCGCCCAAGAAGGGCTCCAAGAAAGCCGTGACCAAGGCGGCTGGTAAAGGAGGCAAGAAGCGCAGAAAGTCCAGGAAGGAGAGCTACGCTATCTACGTGTACAAGGTCCTGAAGCAGGTTCATCCCGACACCGGCATCTCGTCTAAGGCTATGGGCATCATGAACTCCTTCGTCAATGACATTTTCGAGCGTATCGCCGGTGAGTCCTCTCGTCTGGCTCACTACAACAAGCGCTCCACCATCACCTCCAGAGAGATCCAGACCGCTGTGCGCCTTTTACTGCCTGGCGAGCTGGCCAAGCACGCCGTGTCCGAGGGCACAAAGGCCGTCACCAAGTACACCAGCTCCAAGTAA
- the LOC132864543 gene encoding uncharacterized protein LOC132864543 encodes MNHFAHHSPPLTARCAQRRGAEQTARRSDHRSGWPGTVALREIRRYQKSTELLIRKLPFQRLVREIAQDFKTDLRFQSSAVMALQEASEAYLVGLFEDTNLCAIHAKRVTIMPKDIQLARRIRGERA; translated from the exons atgaatcactttgcgcATCATTCCCCGCCACTTACAGCTCGCTGTGCGCAACGACGAGGAGCTGAACAAACTGCTCGGCGGAGTGACCATCGCTCAGGGTG GCCCGGCACCGTGGCTCTGAGGGAGATCCGCCGTTATCAGAAATCTACTGAGCTGCTCATCCGTAAGCTGCCCTTCCAGCGCCTGGTAAGAGAAATCGCTCAGGACTTTAAGACCGATTTGCGCTTCCAGAGCTCGGCTGTCATGGCACTGCAGGAGGCGAGCGAGGCATACTTGGTCGGCCTGTTCGAGGACACTAACCTGTGTGCCATCCACGCCAAGAGAGTGACCATCATGCCCAAGGACATTCAGCTGGCACGCCGTATTCGCGGAGAGCGCGCTTAA